The Lycium barbarum isolate Lr01 chromosome 4, ASM1917538v2, whole genome shotgun sequence nucleotide sequence GTGAGACTCTCCCTAATTCCTAATCGACATCCCTGAATAGAATAAAATTGAGGAAAAGAATGTAAGGAAAAAAAATAGATGACTAAATACTTGCATGAGTTGAGAAAATTAAAACCTTGAACACACTTAATTTTCTTTCTCATTTAATTCAATTATAATTGGATATTTTTTATAGATAAAAGAAGAGTTagattttaatttcattttttactGATATTTTACGTTTCTTCTTGTTTTAGAAGATAaattacaaaaaaattattttaatctaCTAATATTAGAATCCCATTAGACACTTTTAGAAACTTTGAAATCTCATTAAATAAGTTTAAATTAAAAATTACCGACACGAAAAAAGTATTGTTAGGTAagtatatacaatgtaatttccATAAAATtgtacatgtactacgattatgtaTAGGGTATAAAAGGTCAAAATATGCATGATAATGTGATGTATTTCACATTCTTCGTATACCACTCACTCCAACTTTTAATAACAAAAGAGTATTAACTTTTTTTCCCCAAGGCACAACAAAATTGATCAGAACTTAAAGCAAGGAATCATTCAAAAGTAATATAAAGTTAATTGACCTTCATTccttcaaaagttttttttttcccttatacatggtttatgcacaaaagaaaattaataaaataaatgataaaaatataaTTTGACCTTTATTCCTTTTCACGTGAAATTAATTATGTAGGCAAagtctctttttttattttttttattttctattttaatCAAACATCTTTATCTAAAAAGGTAATTGATATATCAATTACCACTCCTTATGATAGACTTTAAACGTCTCTTAATCGCAATTGCTTCAGAAAATACTAATTAAAAACGACTTAACAATATCCTCGTGAGCAAAATAATCCAAATATACACATTAATcaacctgcaaaaaaaaaaaaagacaccacaagaaatttaaaaaggagaaagaaaaatatCATAAATTTATCTCGCTAAGCACAGTTCAAGCAATTGAAGCCGGAAAAGgcttcaaatacaattcaaaagcctAATATTTTCAATTAAGAATTTCAATGAAAAGTAGAAAAAAAATTGATGTAAATAATAACAATTGGCACTACAATTTTCAGTATACattaagaaaatccaaaattcaTGAACCATAGAGAAAGAAGCACTGAAGGACAGAAGAAGAAAAAGTACCTGGACCAGCAGTGAAGTGGTTGAAGGCTGGGATTTTGAAGTAGAAATAGGTCTGAAACTAAGGAAGAAAGAGGGACTTTAGGAGAAGAAATAATTAGTAGTAATTAGGAGAGAAATAATTAGTAATAGGTTGAGGGATGTTAATTACATTAATGAGGAGAGAAATAATCAGTAGTAGTTAAGGCCTTAAGGGCTGTTAAATACATATGTTACTGAAGAGGAAAAGGTGGGAGAAAGAACAAGAGCATAATACTCAATTAAGAAGATCAATTGATTACGGGATAATAATATCACTTTAAAGTTTTTCAGCATAATTAGAGAGTTAAAaagatggtttttttttttttacatagcacATTTAACATAATTAACAAAGGCCATAAATTGGAAATAATAGAAAAAGtgtcaaaaaaggagaaaaaagataattgtATTTCTTgcccatagagaggtgtcacataggattgcttatgcctagctttatattatatatagattttataattatttatatgtataatattagtttttcataaataattataaatattttataccttttaatcattaatttaatttttggtctacttattgcacatgattgtttaaggcccatttttttaagaatatgtccaggtccatgtttttaagaatatgtccaagcccatgtttttaagtcttttaactctttaagtgtaaacctactaactgaagctcacgttagagtcttaATTTCTTTAACTAAAAaatttagcctttctttgtcagccatttgatttttggtttttttttttttcgaatttatacctttttttttcttatctgaatgggtcctaaacttgtaatatttttcatatgaaaaggacagaggttgtagatttggaggtttcTATAGAAGATATTttagtaacatcagcatttgttgcaactcaagcacatgttaatgccctaatacttcttccgttgGTAATCCTACTAAAAatcagaaaagaacaactccttgtagtcgagaccctagccttagggataatgatagaaaaaacatctgaagtttgggatcattacacaaagcttttttaataaaatgggagaattgagggcaaaatgcaagtactgccccaaagtttgggatcgtTACACagagtttttttatttcatatattttaattttaattttaggtagtctttatgtgtAATTAATAtgacaacaactaaaagctcctatgctctactttatttccaggtatgtgtattaagatgacaaaaatggtgcaaccactactaagttagtttttagctctatatgtaatagtttagcaactttgggtaacttgagtactacactatcactagtagtgaaaatgtttctatgatgtatgttccacctttaaatataaataaaagttatcgtttgaacaaaaaaaaaagacatgtcttttttgactttttaatgttttactgataagtcttatggctgctagtcataaaccgaaaaatcgaaccaaaccgacaataaccaaaccggtggttattattttattttgtttggttattgttttagacatttaaaaaccgattaAATttgtttggttatgattttaatcaataaccgactcaaaccgaaccatgaacacccctagtgaTATATACATGTTGactcaaaccgaaccatgaacacccctagaaTGGAATGTTTCTCTTATTTGTTGTCTCTGTCATATTGTTCTTGTTAAATGATGAATGGCATCATATATATGCTAGATATATGCTGTGAAAGCAGAAACGTATACATATCTTGTATACCTCGAGTATACAAGGGGTATATCCTTTGTATATCAAGGTATATATAGTGTATATTAAGATGatctagtgtatatatatatgaacaatcCATATGTTTCCTACTCCTACTTCTATTCTTCTCAAAAATGATGAAGTAAGATATGCCATGAGTATACAGAAGTATACATCCTCTTGTATGATATGGTATACGAAGGATGTATATCATATATACCCAAAGCATATCCTACCCCTTAAAATGATGtttatttttctatatttatttAATTGGGCCGAGGTCTTCTTCCTTTCCCTTTTAGGCAAAATTTCTCAATTGACTACCTTATTGtagcttcctaccatttgtaACTACCCTTTTTAATATTACCATTCGTAGCTAAAAATCTGCTTATTTGTGTatgttttcggatgtatttgttGTCAGCAAATACATGAACATACGGTAAAAAAAGGAACAACTTCCTTTATTTTAGCCTCTAAACGTGGTGATATTAAATGAGAAATCAATATATTTTTTACCTTCCTTTCCACAAAATAAGCTGTAATATTCCCTTTCCTTATACGTATCTCTTCTTCCATTCATTCTTCAACAGTAAAAAACGtaaaaattcaaatttcaaattaaatCTTTCAACACATCTGAAATTACAGTAACAAACACAAACACGTCAATCATCAGGTAATTCGTGCAAAAACACATTTTTTCATTTCACTAATTTTGTCTATTCAATTTGTATTTatgtgatttcaatttttttctttgatCATAATGTCAGAGTTGTTTTATTCttctgttttttaaaaaaattctgaTTTCTGTCTTCATCACTGATATTCGAAAATAATGATGTAATCTCATTGTAAGCGTGTCAATGAATGAATAATGCTTTTGGAAATTTCGGTTGAAAGTATGTTAATGTACATGAATGGTTAGGAATCCAAAAAAAAGGATCCAGatcatatcttttatttttctgaagcTAAACTATGTTTTTCTGAACTAATTTTCATATTTGTAGCAATTTATGCTAAAACTAAGTATTTCTGAAGTGTCAAAATACATGTATGTTATATTCCAATATGTTTTCTCTTTTACACGTTCCAATAACTTTTCGAAGTGTTCATCAATAACTTTCCGAAGATCCAGTTCATATATTTTTTGTTCATCAttctaaactatgtatttctgaactATAATTCAATATCTAAACCATGTATTTCTGTACAATGTAAACTGAACTATGTTTACTATGTATTTTTATAATATCCAAACTATGTATTTATGCACTGTttaaactatgtatttctgaactatataaattatgtatttgtcaaCTATTTTTCATATCAGTTTATGCTAAACTATGTATTCTGGAGTGTAATTCAATATGTGTATGTTATATTAGAATTATTAGTGAGTAATTCTAATTTgtataaattatttaaatttgaacGTGAATCTTATGTAGGGCATACAATTACAGGTTTTATGTTGACACAGTGAttcaaggaattttttttttataaaatggtCAATATTTCATCGTTGATTAGACACTCTGGTATTTGGAACGACGAGAATAAATACGTCAATTACAAAATCGATGTTGTGACTTTCAAGGAGTATTCGACGTATGAGGAATTGTTACAAACAATTGCAACACAATTGAATTTGGACACGAAAATGAAAAACATAAGCATAAAATACATGGTTGAAGGTGATTATATTCCAATGGAAATTCACAATGACATGGGTGTTAAGGTGTATGTGGAACTGAAGAAAGAGAACAAAGCATTACCAATGTACCCATTATGTATCATTACAACGGATAGAAGCATGGAGATATGTATATCGGATGAGAGTTGTGTTGAAGGTGATTATTTGCAAATCGGATACACGAATCAAACAGTTGGTTCCCATGATTTTGCATCATCAAGTTGTGGAAAGGCTGATTTGTTATTCGAAAACAACAAGGGTATGGTTATTGATGACAAGAACCAAAAAGTAGTTGTCGTCGATCAAGTATACAAGGATAAAGATACATTAAAATCTGTGATGGTGAATTATGCAATTACGAATAGGTTCAACTATCAGACAAAAAGGAGCAATGCAATAAGGTACTAAATGTGCATTTGTTTATGTATTTGCAACTGTGTGTTGTTATGTATTTGAACCGTGATAGTGTATGTTTGTTAATTTGTACGAGTGGAAGTATTTCTCAGCATGTGTATGTTTATTATAAAGTAGAATCAATACTGATTTGTATGTATTTGTATTCATAAATAATGTATTTGGTCTGGTTTGCATTTGATTAACTTATTTACATATGGTAAAGTTACTCATCTGTCCTTTGTATTAATGAAACAAGAATAAATACATTACTGATGCATTTTACATTAatctgtttatttatttatttctcttGTTTTTTTGTTGTAGCTACACTCTTGTGTGCGTATCAGGAGAGTGTGATTGGAAATTCAGGGCGTCAAGTGTCGGTAAGTCAGGAATGTTTAGAGTTAGAGAGTTTCAAGACAAACATACATGTCCATTGAAGGAAAAGGTTTATTCCCAATGCCAAGCTACAAGTCGGTTGATAAGTGGGATTGTCAAACCAAAAATATCAAATCATAAGAGGAAATATACGCCTAAAGACATTGCGGAGGACGTCAAAAATGATTTCGGAATGGATGTGTCGTACATGGTTGCTTGGCGGGCCAAAGAAAGGGCGATGAACGATTTAATGGGTGAACCGGCTGATTCTTATAAAAGACTACCTGGATATCTATACATTTTGGATAAGACTTACCCGGGTTCACATATCAGAATGCGTAAAACCCGCGAAAATGaatttatgtatgtttttatagcACTATATGCATTTATCAAAGGCTTTGATTATTGTCGGCCAATTGTGGTGGTTGATGGAAGCCACTTAAAAACACCATACAATGGAACATTTGTCTCGGCAAGCACATTAGACGGTGCAGGTATGTcaaaaaaatacatattaaatTATTAcctcaatatatattttatatgttttggaCAAATACAAAATgtattatattattttttttttcttcttaactgTATCTCCAGGAAACATACTTCCCTTAGCATATGGTGTGATTGATTCTGAGAATGACAGATCATGGACGTGATTTTTTGAGCGTTTCAGAGAATCATATGGAATCCGAGAGAATATGTGTATCGTATCAGATAGGCATGAAAGTATAAACAAGGCTGTTTGTCGAATTTATCCAGAAGTTGCACATTATGCATGTATTTGGCATTTGTGGGGTAATGTATGTAAAAAATACAAGAAGAGCCATGATGTGCTGAGTCTTGTTTTTTATTCCATGGCAAAGGCATACACGCAGGATGATTTCGATGAGTTAatgggaaaggttcaaaaggtaGATATGCGCGTGGCAGAGTATTTGGAATC carries:
- the LOC132637617 gene encoding uncharacterized protein LOC132637617, which encodes MVNISSLIRHSGIWNDENKYVNYKIDVVTFKEYSTYEELLQTIATQLNLDTKMKNISIKYMVEGDYIPMEIHNDMGVKVYVELKKENKALPMYPLCIITTDRSMEICISDESCVEGDYLQIGYTNQTVGSHDFASSSCGKADLLFENNKGMVIDDKNQKVVVVDQVYKDKDTLKSVMVNYAITNRFNYQTKRSNAISYTLVCVSGECDWKFRASSVGKSGMFRVREFQDKHTCPLKEKVYSQCQATSRLISGIVKPKISNHKRKYTPKDIAEDVKNDFGMDVSYMVAWRAKERAMNDLMGEPADSYKRLPGYLYILDKTYPGSHIRMRKTRENEFMYVFIALYAFIKGFDYCRPIVVVDGSHLKTPYNGTFVSASTLDGAGNILPLAYGVIDSENDRSWT